From the Excalfactoria chinensis isolate bCotChi1 chromosome 1, bCotChi1.hap2, whole genome shotgun sequence genome, one window contains:
- the PTN gene encoding pleiotrophin, which translates to MLQQQQQRRMFMAALLALVFILAAVSTTEAGKKEKPEKKAKKSDCGEWQWSVCVPTNGDCGLGTREGTRTGAECKQTTKTQKCKIPCNWKKQFGAECKYQFQAWGECDLNTALKTRTGNLKRALHNADCQKTVTISKPCGKLTKPKPQESKKKKKEGKKQEKMLD; encoded by the exons atgctacagcaacaacagcaacgTCGAATGTTCATGGCTGCTCTCCTGGCACTTGTCTTCATTCTGGCAGCAGTGAGTACCACTGAggctggaaagaaagagaaacctg AGAAAAAGGCCAAGAAGTCTGACTGTGGGGAATGGCAGTGGAGTGTCTGTGTGCCCACCAATGGAGACTGCGGCCTGGGGACACGTGAAGGCACTCGCACTGGAGCAGAGTGCAAACAAACCACCAAGACTCAGAAGTGTAAGATTCCCTGCAACTGGAAGAAGCAATTTGGAG CAGAGTGTAAATACCAGTTCCAGGCCTGGGGAGAATGTGACTTGAATACTGCTTTGAAAACTCGAACTGGGAACTTAAAGAGAGCTCTTCATAATGCTGACTGCCAGAAGACTGTCACAATCTCAAAGCCCTGTGGGAAGCTTACCAAACCCAAGCCTCAAG AAtccaagaagaagaaaaaggaaggcaagaaaCAAGAGAAGATGCTGGATTAA